The following proteins come from a genomic window of Microbacterium sp. SY138:
- the dxs gene encoding 1-deoxy-D-xylulose-5-phosphate synthase, which translates to MPILPSISGPRDLDALSTDQLTELAAEIRTFLVENVSRTGGHLGPNLGVVELTIALHRVFSSPDDPFIFDTGHQSYVHKLLTGRQDFSALRVRGGLAGYPQRGESAHDVVESSHASSSLSWADGISRALTATGRADRHVVAVVGDGALTGGMTWEALNNISDDNDRNLVIVVNDNGRSYAPTIGGMSRYLNRVRTAAAYKDLHQRSDRLFRAFGPVGRAVFRGVRGGTHGFLSRFTNNEALYSNLDIKYLGPVDGHDLPALLETLELAKSYGAPVIVHTITEKGRGYQPARDDEADQFHAVGKIDPTTGETLSSGGRGWTDVFSDALVAVGEQRDDVIAMTAAMLRPTGLAPFAERFPDRVYDVGIAEQHAVASAAGLAYGGLHPVVALYATFMGRAFDQVLMDVALHRAGVTFVLDRAGVTGPDGPSHHGMWDLAMLQIVPHIRIAAPRDGARLTEALGEAVDVEDAPTVIRFPKGEVAADLPAIERLSDGVDVLARGESEDVLIVAIGPFAELALDVADRLRAQGIGATVIDPRWAIPVQPSIVELAAHHRLVITLEDGIRVGGIGTRVRQVLREAGIDTAVDELGLPDEFIDHASRDQILVDAGLTAPKIAQDIVSQVLGTRIPKARDAGETGTIDLPLHERH; encoded by the coding sequence ATGCCCATTCTTCCGAGCATCTCTGGACCCCGTGATCTCGATGCACTCTCGACCGACCAGTTGACCGAGCTCGCTGCGGAGATCCGCACGTTCCTGGTCGAGAACGTGTCCAGGACGGGCGGCCACCTCGGCCCCAACCTCGGCGTCGTCGAACTCACGATCGCTCTCCATCGAGTGTTCTCCTCCCCGGACGACCCCTTCATCTTCGACACCGGACACCAGTCCTACGTGCACAAGCTCCTCACCGGGCGCCAGGACTTCTCGGCGCTGCGCGTGCGCGGTGGTCTCGCCGGGTACCCGCAGCGGGGCGAGAGCGCCCATGATGTGGTGGAGTCGTCGCACGCCTCCAGCTCGCTCAGCTGGGCGGACGGCATCTCCCGGGCCTTGACGGCCACCGGTCGTGCAGACCGGCACGTGGTCGCGGTCGTCGGCGACGGCGCGCTGACCGGCGGCATGACCTGGGAGGCGTTGAACAACATCTCCGACGACAACGATCGCAACCTGGTCATCGTCGTCAACGACAACGGACGCTCCTACGCGCCGACGATCGGCGGCATGTCGCGGTACCTCAACCGCGTGCGCACGGCAGCAGCCTACAAGGACCTCCACCAGCGGTCCGATCGCCTGTTCCGCGCTTTCGGTCCCGTGGGACGTGCGGTGTTCCGCGGCGTCCGGGGAGGCACGCACGGCTTCCTGTCGAGGTTCACCAACAACGAGGCGCTGTACTCCAACCTCGACATCAAGTACCTCGGTCCGGTCGACGGCCACGATCTTCCCGCGCTCCTCGAGACTCTGGAGTTGGCGAAGTCGTACGGTGCGCCCGTCATCGTCCACACCATCACCGAGAAGGGCCGTGGCTACCAGCCGGCCCGCGACGACGAAGCCGATCAGTTCCACGCCGTCGGCAAGATCGACCCCACGACCGGGGAGACCCTGTCGTCCGGTGGGCGTGGGTGGACCGATGTGTTCTCCGACGCGTTGGTGGCTGTCGGCGAGCAGCGCGACGATGTGATCGCGATGACGGCTGCGATGCTGCGCCCCACCGGCCTCGCGCCGTTCGCCGAACGCTTCCCCGATCGCGTCTATGACGTGGGCATCGCAGAACAGCACGCGGTGGCGTCAGCGGCTGGTCTGGCCTACGGGGGCTTGCACCCCGTCGTCGCCCTGTACGCCACGTTCATGGGACGCGCCTTCGACCAGGTGCTGATGGACGTGGCTCTGCACCGTGCCGGAGTCACCTTCGTCCTCGATCGAGCGGGCGTCACCGGTCCCGACGGTCCCAGCCACCACGGCATGTGGGATCTCGCGATGCTGCAGATCGTCCCGCACATTCGCATCGCCGCGCCGCGTGATGGGGCGCGGCTGACGGAGGCCCTCGGTGAGGCCGTCGACGTCGAAGACGCTCCGACGGTCATCCGCTTCCCGAAGGGCGAGGTCGCCGCCGATCTTCCCGCGATCGAACGTCTGAGCGACGGCGTCGATGTGCTCGCCCGCGGCGAATCCGAAGACGTCCTGATCGTCGCCATCGGACCATTCGCCGAACTCGCTCTCGATGTCGCGGACCGCCTTCGAGCGCAGGGGATCGGCGCGACGGTCATCGACCCGCGCTGGGCTATTCCGGTGCAGCCGTCGATCGTGGAACTCGCCGCCCATCACCGCCTCGTGATCACCCTCGAAGACGGGATCCGGGTCGGAGGCATCGGCACCCGTGTACGTCAGGTCCTTCGCGAGGCGGGCATCGACACCGCGGTGGATGAGCTGGGTCTTCCCGACGAGTTCATCGACCACGCATCGCGTGATCAGATCCTCGTCGACGCCGGCCTCACAGCGCCGAAGATCGCACAGGACATCGTGTCGCAGGTGCTCGGGACGCGAATCCCGAAGGCGCGTGACGCGGGAGAGACAGGAACCATCGATCTTCCGCTGCACGAACGGCACTGA
- a CDS encoding SPFH domain-containing protein, whose translation MDMLFTMLGSKGMSGLLKTGTAILTTLLVLPALLKLFIVTVDEGWAAIRTRNGKPIIRNRPQRRPRNRGGAVGEVVVLDPGSHGAFPLFYWYKLIDVRCRATDLPAREMSGASGHQHRVHASFEWRPIPTGSDLRVFELDVVNVKERASNIVGAALRDVIRGLEGAELPHNDEINTRVIAASAAEVRRACGVELVRVMVTGDALTDGYLLSTALRDADRGAQAVAALHALN comes from the coding sequence ATGGACATGCTCTTCACGATGCTGGGCAGCAAGGGGATGTCGGGTCTGCTGAAGACCGGAACGGCGATCCTCACCACCCTTCTGGTCCTCCCCGCCCTCCTCAAGCTCTTCATCGTCACCGTCGACGAGGGGTGGGCGGCGATCCGGACGCGCAACGGCAAGCCGATCATCCGCAACCGCCCGCAGCGTCGTCCGCGGAACCGCGGCGGGGCCGTCGGAGAGGTCGTCGTTCTTGACCCGGGCTCGCACGGAGCATTCCCGCTGTTCTACTGGTACAAGCTCATCGACGTCCGTTGCCGTGCGACCGATCTGCCCGCGCGAGAGATGAGCGGCGCGAGCGGACACCAGCACCGCGTGCATGCCTCGTTCGAGTGGCGTCCGATACCGACGGGAAGCGATCTTCGGGTGTTCGAGCTCGACGTCGTGAACGTCAAGGAGCGAGCCTCGAACATCGTCGGCGCCGCGCTGAGAGACGTGATCCGTGGGCTCGAGGGAGCCGAGCTGCCGCACAACGACGAGATCAACACCCGAGTGATCGCGGCCAGCGCCGCGGAGGTGCGTCGCGCCTGCGGCGTCGAGCTGGTGCGGGTCATGGTCACCGGCGACGCACTCACCGACGGTTACCTGCTGTCGACCGCGCTCCGAGATGCCGATCGCGGAGCACAGGCCGTCGCCGCGTTGCACGCTCTGAACTGA
- a CDS encoding glycerol-3-phosphate dehydrogenase/oxidase yields the protein MTRESSALNVARRRIELARAADETVDVLVVGGGITGVGVALDAVSRGLRVTLIEAEDLAFGTSRFSSKLVHGGLRYLATGDIATARESAHERHLLMTTIAPHLIRPLGQLLPFSRGVTLRQRTAGAVGMGLGDLLRMRAHTTRTTLPAPALVSARSATRLVPALDPHGLRGGMLSFDGQLVDDARLVATVARTAASLGARILTRVRAVVLREDGASVEETSTGERFEVRARAVINATGVWAGALDQTIHVRPSRGTHIVLAAADLGSPSAALTIPHEGSISRYVFALPQAFGRVIVGLTDEDSPGVVPRVARPTEPEIDFLLQNLNRVIAAPLGRDRVRGAFAGLRPLVDSGTDSTADVSRRHLVTVSTAGFVTVLGGKLTTYRRMAEDAVDLAGRTRGLQSGPSRTASLRLVDRSVPASDDVLDDATGLTAAEVEFAVRTEGAMTVDDVLDRRTRVGLVDADRARCHAAVENVVARTLADLA from the coding sequence ATGACCCGGGAGTCATCCGCGCTCAACGTCGCGCGACGGAGGATCGAACTCGCACGCGCAGCCGACGAGACGGTCGACGTCCTCGTCGTCGGGGGCGGTATCACGGGCGTGGGTGTCGCTCTGGACGCCGTCTCGCGCGGGCTCCGTGTGACGCTGATAGAAGCCGAGGATCTCGCCTTCGGGACCAGCCGATTCAGCTCGAAGCTCGTGCACGGCGGCCTGCGCTACCTCGCGACCGGTGACATCGCGACCGCGCGAGAGAGCGCACACGAGCGACATCTCCTGATGACCACGATCGCCCCGCATCTGATCCGCCCGCTCGGACAGCTCCTGCCCTTCTCCCGCGGAGTCACGCTCCGCCAGCGCACTGCGGGCGCCGTCGGGATGGGGCTGGGAGATCTGCTCCGCATGCGCGCGCACACCACCCGGACGACGCTGCCTGCCCCCGCTCTCGTGTCCGCGCGCTCCGCCACCCGCCTGGTGCCTGCGCTCGACCCTCACGGCCTCCGCGGCGGAATGCTGTCCTTCGACGGCCAGCTGGTCGACGACGCGCGGCTCGTGGCGACCGTCGCCCGCACGGCGGCATCTCTTGGCGCTCGCATCCTCACCCGCGTCCGCGCGGTCGTGTTGCGGGAAGACGGCGCATCGGTCGAGGAGACGTCCACGGGCGAGCGGTTCGAGGTCAGAGCCCGCGCCGTCATCAACGCGACCGGCGTCTGGGCCGGTGCGCTCGATCAGACGATCCACGTGCGCCCGAGCCGAGGGACGCACATCGTCCTCGCCGCCGCCGACCTGGGTTCGCCGTCGGCCGCGCTCACCATCCCGCACGAGGGATCGATCAGTCGCTACGTCTTCGCGCTGCCGCAGGCCTTCGGCCGCGTGATCGTCGGCCTCACCGACGAAGACTCCCCCGGTGTCGTACCGCGTGTCGCCCGGCCGACGGAGCCGGAGATCGATTTCCTGCTGCAGAACCTCAATCGCGTGATCGCTGCTCCCCTCGGCCGCGATCGGGTGCGGGGCGCGTTCGCCGGCCTGCGTCCGCTGGTCGACAGCGGGACCGACTCCACCGCCGATGTCTCTCGCCGGCATCTGGTGACGGTATCCACCGCCGGATTCGTCACGGTGCTCGGGGGAAAGCTGACCACCTACCGCCGGATGGCCGAGGATGCCGTGGACCTTGCGGGACGCACCCGCGGACTGCAGTCGGGGCCGAGCCGCACGGCGTCGTTGCGCCTCGTCGATCGGTCGGTGCCCGCCTCGGATGACGTGCTCGACGACGCCACGGGCTTGACCGCCGCGGAGGTCGAGTTCGCCGTTCGCACGGAGGGCGCGATGACCGTCGATGACGTCCTCGACAGGCGCACCCGTGTCGGACTCGTGGATGCCGATCGCGCACGCTGCCACGCGGCGGTCGAGAACGTCGTCGCCCGCACTCTCGCCGACCTCGCCTGA
- a CDS encoding TetR/AcrR family transcriptional regulator, giving the protein MEERQPQWDATQTRILDAADALIERRGVHGVTIAELARRADLSRPTIYRNWSDADDVVRAALLRRVDGILGTFPAEARTRTVLVNDVLHFTTLFRNDTLYGRLLADEPEAFTRYTLQRVGSSQRLILDWLATAIGTAQADGSVRSGPPQEIAVMLLLIAQSAVLSHGTVADLISENAWERELRAALDGLLRP; this is encoded by the coding sequence ATGGAAGAACGTCAACCACAATGGGATGCGACACAGACGCGGATCCTCGACGCGGCCGACGCGCTGATCGAGCGTCGCGGCGTGCACGGCGTCACCATCGCCGAGCTCGCCCGTCGCGCCGATCTCAGTCGCCCCACGATCTACCGCAACTGGAGCGATGCCGATGATGTCGTCCGCGCCGCGCTGCTGCGGCGCGTCGACGGCATCCTGGGCACCTTCCCCGCGGAAGCGCGCACCCGGACGGTCCTCGTCAACGACGTCCTCCATTTCACGACGCTCTTCCGCAATGACACCCTCTACGGGCGTCTGCTCGCCGATGAACCCGAAGCCTTCACCCGCTACACGCTGCAGCGGGTGGGATCGAGTCAGCGCTTGATCCTCGACTGGCTCGCCACGGCGATCGGCACCGCACAGGCCGACGGCTCGGTCAGATCGGGACCACCGCAGGAGATCGCGGTCATGCTGCTGCTCATCGCACAGTCCGCGGTCCTCTCCCACGGCACCGTGGCAGACCTCATCTCGGAGAACGCGTGGGAGCGCGAACTGCGAGCCGCACTCGACGGGCTGCTCCGCCCATGA
- a CDS encoding FAD-binding oxidoreductase codes for MGQDSGRVDADPSMRWNGWGDPAKAKDLPLAVRALLPMLLGRVRKPGPAIELGHVQLDPPRLTAEDHAAFSAALGPTNIDDAAEARIRHAGGRSTPDLLRRREVRQEAPDAVLRPADHDEVRACLDIAVARGIAVIPFGGGTSVVGALDPDRGAHHAVVSLDLRRLSGLIRLDEFSGEALFAAGTTGPEAEAALSAHGFELGHFPQSFRYATIGGFAAARSSGQNSAGNGRFDTMVTGIRVATPTGDIELGRSPGSAAGPDLIRVFLGSEGIFGVITEVRVRVHRIPRDRVFESWSFPDFTSGAEGLRRVAQQGDGPTVIRLSDEAETAVSLAQVGKIGRALAKGASVVTVYEGDGIAERRARASIQLAAAGGVSAGEGAAEDWLKGRFDGPYLRDSLLDAGVFCETLETATTWSNLQTLRSAVDSALKDGFADAGAKSYIMCHVSHIYPTGASLYFTVLAGIRSDPLGVWEVVKARVNDAIVASGGTISHHHAVGRDHAPWLRAEIGETGVRILRAIKRELDPSGILNPGAVIPIERTL; via the coding sequence ATGGGCCAAGACAGTGGCAGGGTCGATGCGGACCCGTCGATGAGATGGAACGGCTGGGGTGATCCGGCCAAGGCGAAGGACCTGCCCCTGGCGGTGCGCGCGCTGCTGCCGATGCTGCTGGGGCGAGTGCGCAAGCCCGGACCGGCGATCGAGCTCGGGCACGTGCAGCTCGATCCGCCGCGCTTGACCGCTGAGGATCATGCGGCATTCAGCGCCGCGCTCGGCCCGACGAACATCGATGATGCCGCCGAGGCACGCATCCGCCACGCAGGTGGGCGTTCGACACCCGACCTCCTCCGTCGTCGCGAGGTGCGTCAGGAGGCGCCGGATGCCGTCCTCCGTCCTGCCGATCACGACGAGGTGCGCGCGTGCCTCGACATCGCGGTCGCGCGAGGGATCGCGGTGATCCCCTTCGGGGGCGGCACTAGTGTCGTCGGCGCACTGGACCCCGACCGGGGCGCGCATCACGCGGTCGTGAGCCTCGACCTGCGACGTCTCAGCGGTCTGATCCGGCTGGATGAGTTCAGCGGCGAAGCCCTGTTCGCGGCGGGGACGACAGGCCCGGAGGCGGAAGCAGCGCTGTCCGCGCACGGCTTCGAACTCGGCCACTTCCCTCAGAGCTTCCGCTACGCCACGATCGGCGGATTCGCGGCGGCCCGGTCTTCGGGACAGAACTCGGCGGGCAACGGGCGCTTCGACACGATGGTGACCGGGATCAGAGTGGCGACGCCGACCGGCGACATCGAGCTCGGGCGCTCGCCCGGTTCCGCCGCAGGGCCAGACCTGATCAGGGTGTTCCTCGGCTCCGAGGGCATCTTCGGCGTGATCACCGAGGTACGGGTGCGGGTGCATCGGATCCCGCGCGACCGCGTGTTCGAATCCTGGTCCTTCCCCGACTTCACCAGCGGCGCCGAGGGGCTGCGGCGGGTCGCGCAGCAGGGCGACGGCCCCACCGTCATCCGGCTCTCCGACGAAGCGGAGACGGCGGTGAGTCTCGCGCAGGTCGGCAAGATCGGCAGGGCTCTCGCGAAGGGCGCCAGCGTGGTGACCGTGTACGAAGGTGACGGTATCGCCGAGCGGCGTGCCCGCGCCAGCATCCAGCTCGCTGCGGCCGGCGGAGTCTCGGCAGGTGAAGGGGCAGCGGAGGACTGGCTGAAAGGTCGGTTCGACGGCCCCTACCTGCGGGATTCGCTGCTCGACGCCGGTGTCTTCTGCGAGACGCTCGAGACCGCGACCACATGGTCGAACCTGCAGACACTGCGTTCGGCGGTCGACTCTGCACTCAAAGACGGCTTCGCCGACGCCGGGGCGAAGTCGTACATCATGTGCCACGTCTCCCACATCTACCCGACCGGGGCTTCCCTGTACTTCACCGTGCTCGCCGGCATCCGTTCGGACCCGCTCGGTGTGTGGGAAGTCGTGAAGGCGCGCGTCAACGATGCGATCGTCGCGTCGGGGGGGACCATCAGCCATCACCACGCGGTCGGCAGGGATCATGCGCCCTGGCTCCGTGCGGAGATCGGCGAGACGGGCGTCCGTATCCTCCGTGCGATCAAGCGCGAACTCGATCCGTCGGGCATCCTCAACCCGGGTGCTGTGATCCCCATCGAGCGGACGCTCTGA
- a CDS encoding YegS/Rv2252/BmrU family lipid kinase yields MAEHIAVLANPFSGKGRGGRAAEAAVLHLRDRGVEVRAYAGGSAEDTARLAVAAVADDPRALVVVGGDGTLSGVLDTVCAASVPVVLVAAGTGNDLARALGLPRSDARAAAELALTGVPRSIDVGVVRTGKGSRKFLTIAALGFDAKVSDRTNRLRWPHGAPRYYLALLIELVRLRPMEFTLAIDGEPPRSEPGTLIAAGSTSSYGGGMPICAGAVPDDGLLDIVHVAPLGRLRLLRLFPLLLRGTHLARDEVAHRRARSVTVSATGLVVYADGERIGEDECTIAVLPGALTMMVPKGSDD; encoded by the coding sequence ATGGCCGAGCACATCGCCGTGCTCGCGAATCCGTTCTCCGGCAAAGGGCGGGGCGGGCGAGCGGCGGAAGCTGCTGTTCTGCATCTTCGTGATCGTGGTGTCGAGGTGCGGGCCTATGCGGGAGGATCCGCAGAAGACACCGCACGGCTCGCGGTCGCGGCCGTGGCAGACGATCCGCGAGCGCTGGTCGTCGTCGGTGGTGATGGCACACTGTCCGGTGTGCTCGACACGGTATGTGCGGCATCGGTCCCCGTGGTGCTGGTCGCGGCCGGGACCGGGAACGACCTCGCCCGCGCTCTCGGACTCCCACGCAGCGACGCACGGGCTGCCGCCGAACTCGCTCTCACGGGCGTGCCCCGGTCGATCGACGTCGGCGTGGTCCGCACCGGGAAGGGCAGCAGGAAATTCCTGACCATCGCGGCGCTGGGTTTCGACGCGAAGGTCAGCGATCGCACCAACCGGCTCCGCTGGCCGCACGGTGCGCCTCGCTATTACCTCGCCCTGCTGATCGAACTCGTGCGGCTGCGTCCCATGGAGTTCACCCTCGCCATCGATGGCGAGCCGCCGAGAAGCGAGCCGGGTACGCTGATCGCGGCCGGCAGCACCTCCAGCTACGGCGGCGGGATGCCGATCTGCGCCGGGGCCGTCCCCGACGACGGGCTCCTCGACATCGTCCATGTCGCCCCGTTGGGCCGGCTGCGCCTGCTTCGTCTCTTCCCCCTGCTGCTCCGCGGGACGCATCTCGCGCGCGACGAGGTGGCGCATCGTCGTGCACGGTCCGTCACGGTGTCGGCCACCGGCCTGGTGGTCTATGCCGACGGCGAGCGGATCGGCGAGGATGAGTGCACCATCGCGGTGCTGCCGGGCGCGCTCACGATGATGGTGCCGAAGGGGAGCGATGACTGA
- a CDS encoding GMC family oxidoreductase encodes MTEFDEDVVVVGSGFGGSVAALRLAEKGYRVRVYEAGRRFEDDDFAKTNWNVRRYLWAPVLGCYGVQRIHRLPHVMILAGAGVGGGSLNYANTLYQPGAAFFADPQWQGIADWESELAPHYATAKRMLGVVERYPHTGPVERIMAGAADDLGVGATFRHAPVGVWFGKPGERTPDPFFGGEGPDRTGCTLCGNCMVGCRVGAKNTLMKNYLHLAERRGVAIEALRTVSEVRELPGGGFAVTTQRSGAWFRHERRTVTARQVVLAAGTWGTQQLLHRMKASGALPRVSDAVGQLTRTNSEALDGAVATSVPESLELARGVAITTSFHIDDRTHVENVRYGPGSNLMGALATVIVPGGQPLGVRLRRLVAQVLRSPVRQWRLGSLRRWSERGIIALVMQTADNSLTLSLRRRFGRLVMTSAQGHGEPNPSYLPQAHTAAAAIAARVEADGGVSAAARGSWPEVFGIPLTAHFLGGAVISASPAEGVVDAYHRVWGHPGLHVVDGAAVPANPGVNPSLTITALAERALSYWPRRGDEDPRPAQPAS; translated from the coding sequence ATGACTGAGTTCGACGAGGATGTCGTGGTCGTGGGTTCCGGATTCGGAGGTTCCGTGGCCGCTCTGCGACTTGCGGAGAAGGGCTACCGCGTCCGCGTCTACGAGGCGGGTCGCCGCTTCGAGGACGATGACTTCGCGAAGACCAACTGGAACGTCCGCCGGTACCTGTGGGCACCAGTGCTCGGCTGTTACGGTGTGCAGCGCATCCACCGACTGCCGCACGTGATGATTCTGGCGGGCGCCGGGGTGGGTGGCGGATCACTCAACTACGCGAACACGCTGTACCAGCCGGGGGCGGCCTTCTTCGCGGACCCCCAGTGGCAGGGCATCGCGGACTGGGAGTCCGAGTTGGCACCCCACTATGCCACGGCGAAGCGGATGCTCGGCGTCGTGGAGCGCTACCCGCACACGGGTCCGGTGGAGCGGATCATGGCCGGCGCCGCGGACGACCTCGGCGTCGGTGCGACGTTCCGCCACGCGCCCGTCGGGGTCTGGTTCGGGAAGCCGGGGGAGCGCACTCCGGATCCGTTCTTCGGCGGTGAGGGCCCTGATCGCACCGGTTGCACCCTCTGCGGCAACTGCATGGTGGGCTGCCGCGTCGGCGCGAAGAACACGCTCATGAAGAACTACCTGCATCTCGCGGAGCGCCGAGGGGTCGCGATCGAGGCGCTGCGAACGGTGAGCGAGGTGCGGGAGCTCCCCGGGGGTGGGTTCGCGGTGACGACGCAGCGCAGCGGAGCCTGGTTCCGGCATGAGCGGAGAACCGTGACCGCCCGGCAGGTGGTGCTGGCCGCCGGCACCTGGGGTACGCAGCAGCTGCTGCACCGTATGAAGGCGTCCGGGGCGCTGCCGCGGGTCTCCGACGCCGTGGGGCAGCTGACCCGAACCAACTCCGAGGCGCTGGACGGCGCGGTCGCCACGAGCGTCCCGGAATCGCTCGAGCTCGCCCGGGGCGTCGCGATCACGACCTCGTTCCACATAGACGATCGCACGCACGTCGAGAACGTCCGCTACGGTCCGGGATCGAACCTGATGGGTGCGCTGGCGACCGTCATCGTCCCCGGCGGACAGCCGCTGGGCGTGCGCCTGCGCCGTCTGGTCGCGCAGGTGCTCCGCTCACCGGTGAGACAGTGGCGGCTCGGGAGTCTCCGCCGTTGGAGCGAGCGTGGAATCATCGCGCTGGTGATGCAGACGGCGGACAATTCGCTCACCCTCTCGCTGCGCCGCCGCTTCGGTCGCCTCGTGATGACGAGTGCGCAGGGACACGGGGAGCCGAACCCGAGCTATCTGCCCCAAGCCCATACGGCTGCTGCGGCGATCGCCGCGCGGGTCGAGGCGGACGGCGGGGTGTCTGCGGCCGCACGCGGATCCTGGCCGGAGGTGTTCGGCATCCCGCTCACGGCGCACTTCCTCGGCGGTGCGGTGATCTCGGCGTCGCCCGCGGAAGGGGTCGTCGACGCATATCACCGGGTCTGGGGACACCCCGGCCTGCACGTCGTCGACGGGGCGGCCGTTCCCGCGAATCCCGGCGTGAACCCCTCGCTCACGATCACCGCGCTGGCCGAACGGGCGCTGTCGTACTGGCCTCGACGTGGTGACGAAGACCCCCGACCGGCTCAGCCCGCGAGCTGA